Within Macaca nemestrina isolate mMacNem1 chromosome 12, mMacNem.hap1, whole genome shotgun sequence, the genomic segment cagccttctgagtagctgggattacagacgtgcaccatcatgcccggctaatttttgtatttctagtagagacggggttttgccatgttggccaggctggtctcaaactcctgacctcaagcgatccacccacctcaacctcccaaagtgctgggattacaggtgtgagccactgtgcccagcctgtatttccAACTTCTTTTGGAAAATCAGGAAACCTACTCACACTGAGCCAGAATCCCTGCAAGGCAACATCCTGACAGGAGCAGAATGGGGCCTGCCCTTTGGAAACAGCTCACACTCTGCAGTGCACCCCTGTCCCCACCACTCCTGTTTGTCTCGCATCTGGCTCCAATAGGCATGTGCGTTTGCAGCTCTGCATTAGCTGATGCTGTTCTCCCAGCACACCCCACGCTTCCACCCCTCCCCACCTGGCACATGCCCTCTCTCCTCCATGCTGCCTCTTTGCAGCCCTTCGTGATTTTCCTGCCCAACTCCCCCACCAGAGCTGGCAGGGCCTGGGCTGACTCAGATACCAGCACAAAGCCTGGCACACAGGACTTGACACACATTTGGGGAAAGAGTGGATGATATTCCACCAGCTGTGGAATCAGGAGTATCTGTTAAGGGCAGTGCAGTTCTCAGAATTGTCCCAGCTACAAAAGGCTTGAGGAACTGTCTTCTTTCATCCTTTCatttcccaaaaaagaaaaatggcccaGAGAGGGTAAGGGATCCCCTGACCAAGGAGGAGCAGAGTCAGCTAGAACCTGGACCTGGCCAGTTCAAGGCCACCAGAGGGCAGCCTTCTGCAGAAGGCGGTATTGGGGTAGGCAGGGACCCCAGCAGACACGGCACTCAGAGCTCTCACTGTCCACTGACTGTCTCTTCTCCAGGTTATGGCCACATGGCCCCACTATCACCAGGCGGAAAGACCTTCTGCATGGTCCATGCAGCCCTGGGGCTGCCAGCCTCCCTGGCTCTCGTGGCCACCCTGCGCCACTGCCTGCTGCCTGCGCTCAGCCGCCCAGGTGCCTGGGTAGGTCCACTGGCAGCTGTCGCCGGCCAGGGCTGCGCTGCTGCAGGCAGTTGCACTGGGCCTGCTGGTGGCCAGCAGCTTTGTGCTGCTGCCAGCGCTGGTGCTGTGGGGCCTTCAGGGTGACTGCAGCCTGCTGGGGGCCGTCTACTTCTGCTTCAGCTCGCTCAGCACCATTGGCCTGGGGGACCTGCTGCCCGGCCATGGCCGCGGCCTGCACCCTGTGATTTACCACCTGGGCCAGCTCGCACTTCTTGGTAAGTCCAGCCACCTAAGAGCatgtgggggaagggggaagaggagcCTGGACTAGGACTCCCATAAATCATTGGGGGGACTGGGCCTTGCAGGTGGAGGGACCCCACTCCTGGGCACGATGTGGGAGGGGTAGTTGAAGAGCTCTGGGAGGTGGTGAGTGGCGCCAGCTGCCAGGGCAGGTCACCGTgttgggaggtgggcagggagTATCACCAGCACCCAGGCGCTGCCCCAGCACCTTCTCCTCCCCAGGTTACTTGCTTCTAGGACTCTTGGCCATGCTGCTGGCCGTGGAGACCTTCTCTGAGCTGCCACAGGTCCGTGCCATGGGGAAGTTCTTCAGGCCCAGTAGTCCTGTGACTGCTGAGAACCAAGGTGGCATCCTAGGGCAGGATGAACTGGCTCTGAGCACCCTGCCCCCCGCGGCCCCAGCTTCAGGACAAGCCCCTGCTTGCTGAAGCGTCAGGTGACCGAGTTCAGCTCCCATAAGGTGGCGGCACCTGAAGAGGAAGCAGCCAAGAGTGGCTGGGGAAGAATCAGGAGATGGGGCCGCGGTGGGGGTGGGCGGGAGGCCTCGGGGAATACTGTGTTAATCATAAAATGAGCAACCATTTCGGCTGTTTTCAAGTATTCCTAATGGGACTTCCCTGAGCCCCCGGCCACCATCTGGGGAAGGCCGAGGTCCAGCCTCCGCTGGCCCTGGGAACCTCGAAGCCGCACCAACCGGCTCAGGATGGCAGagccgccctcctcagcctcggcCCACTCTCCTCCGCCTATTGAGAGCCCAGGTGGAGCGGAGAAAAGGCCGGCGCTGGGGTAGCCTCGTCCAACTTTATTGCTCTGGAGAACAGGAGGGCAAGCCGGCGAGGGGCGGCAGTGCCCAGGCATCCCTCTCCCCGAGGCTGCCGGCCCGGCCGTGCCGTCGGGGAGGACCCCGCACCGCCgcgagcgcacacacacactcggTGACAAATAAATACGGCGGCCGCCCCGCCCGTGGGGTGGAGGATCCGCCCTGCCCCGTCCCGGGAAGCGCGCCGGCGGCCCCTAGCGGACACGCGCGCGGTATCCGGGACGGCCGGGTTCTCCGCAGCGCAGGCCCAGGGCAGCGGCGGACGCCGGGGTCGCGAGAAATTATGGACCACCCAGGCCGGTGGCCTCAGCTCAGCACGCAGCGTTCCCGCCGGCTCAACTGCCGGCTCAGCTTGCGGCGCCGCTGTTCCAGGCCGCGTTCCAGGCGCTCGTCCTCCTCCAGGGCGCTGGGGGGAATGGGTTCGAGTCAGTGCAGCGTTGGGCGGGGTCCACACCAACCCTCTGCGGGAGCATGTCCTGGACCCTCCCAACTCCCAGCGCCGCCCAGCGCCACTCACATCCGCTCCTTGTGGTCCAGGTCCCGGACCAGCTCGTCTCGCTGGTTCACCAGCGACACCAGCTCCTCCAGCAGGAGCTGCTCTCGGTGCTGCTGTGCGGACGTTTTCTTCCAGTCTGAGGGTCGAAGCGGCTAAG encodes:
- the LOC105469578 gene encoding LOW QUALITY PROTEIN: potassium channel subfamily K member 7 (The sequence of the model RefSeq protein was modified relative to this genomic sequence to represent the inferred CDS: inserted 2 bases in 1 codon), with the protein product MSCLQNLGGVRQLTSLCSHPSHPSRVPATHRAPPPGPALPSRSQVPEVEPPAPTAPQQPAMGCLRPWAQYGLLVVAHLLTLGLGAVLFQALEGPPACRLQAELRAELAAFQAEHRACLPPGALEELVGTALATQAHGVSSLGNSSEARNWDLPSALLFTASILTTTGYGHMAPLSPGGKTFCMVHAALGLPASLALVATLRHCLLPALSRPGAWVXVHWQLSPARAALLQAVALGLLVASSFVLLPALVLWGLQGDCSLLGAVYFCFSSLSTIGLGDLLPGHGRGLHPVIYHLGQLALLGYLLLGLLAMLLAVETFSELPQVRAMGKFFRPSSPVTAENQGGILGQDELALSTLPPAAPASGQAPAC